In the genome of Dermacentor variabilis isolate Ectoservices chromosome 5, ASM5094787v1, whole genome shotgun sequence, one region contains:
- the LOC142582611 gene encoding acetylgalactosaminyl-O-glycosyl-glycoprotein beta-1,3-N-acetylglucosaminyltransferase-like isoform X1: MKFLFSARRFSRSPLTLLAICLLCVAGIVIMSRNPSVAPPFSHYPSSLCAGNSTQVVLAIRTLPRHDAIRHVIRNSIAHGAVRSALPSWAFLFYMGFVKNSTRMDAVRGEIHTHGDLLVSPVESAVNNSVEIVLDMMRWVEDRCGKGRPLRLFVHVNDTVFVDPIALEGYLHQMNSTAPRPSFYCKPVKGVNVGRDPKGVNFVPRDLFRGPVFPPYCEGETFFINGSHLGPLYAASLYALHYTLLPQYVTGHMAVIADMGHVNIAERIASAESGGKYTKRKVGKANLFITNMWLSMWKDTWLYSLYNQTRQTHFEKKLTEIIVEKLHAASN, encoded by the exons ATGAA GTTCCTATTTAGCGCAAGGCGCTTCAGCCGCTCACCCCTGACTCTGCTGGCCATTTGCTTGCTATGCGTGGCTGGAATCGTCATCATGTCCAGAAATCCGTCTGTGGCGCCACCTTTCTCGCACTACCCCAGTTCTCTGTGCGCCGGCAACAGCACGCAGGTCGTCTTGGCAATCCGAACGCTTCCCCGACACGACGCCATACGTCACGTGATTCGGAACAGCATAGCACACGGCGCCGTTCGTTCAGCGCTGCCTTCATGGGCGTTTCTCTTCTACATGGGCTTCGTCAAAAACTCGACAAG GATGGACGCCGTGCGTGGAGAGATACACACCCATGGCGACCTGCTCGTGTCCCCCGTCGAATCCGCGGTCAACAACTCGGTGGAGATCGTTCTGGACATGATGCGCTGGGTTGAGGATCGCTGCGGGAAAGGACGCCCGCTGCGTCTCTTCGTCCACGTGAACGACACCGTGTTCGTCGACCCCATAGCCCTCGAGGGATACTTG CATCAAATGAACAGTACGGCGCCACGCCCCTCGTTTTACTGCAAACCGGTCAAAGGTGTCAACGTGGGACGTGATCCGAAAGGCGTCAACTTCGTGCCTCGAGACCTATTCCGCGGTCCCGTTTTCCCACCTTACTGTGAGGGGGAAACCTTCTTCATCAACGGATCGCACCTAGGCCCGCTGTACGCGGCGTCTCTGTACGCCCTGCACTACACACTCCTGCCGCAGTACGTGACGGGACACATGGCCGTCATCGCTGACATGGGTCACGTGAACATCGCCGAGCGTATCGCCAGCGCCGAGAGTGGCGGGAAGTATACGAAAAGAAAAGTAGGCAAGGCGAACCTCTTCATTACGAACATGTGGTTGAGCATGTGGAAAGACACCTGGCTCTACTCGCTTTATAACCAGACACGCCAGACGCACTTTGAGAAGAAACTGACAGAAATaattgtggaaaagctgcatgcTGCCTCAAACTGA
- the LOC142582611 gene encoding acetylgalactosaminyl-O-glycosyl-glycoprotein beta-1,3-N-acetylglucosaminyltransferase-like isoform X3: MSRNPSVAPPFSHYPSSLCAGNSTQVVLAIRTLPRHDAIRHVIRNSIAHGAVRSALPSWAFLFYMGFVKNSTRMDAVRGEIHTHGDLLVSPVESAVNNSVEIVLDMMRWVEDRCGKGRPLRLFVHVNDTVFVDPIALEGYLHQMNSTAPRPSFYCKPVKGVNVGRDPKGVNFVPRDLFRGPVFPPYCEGETFFINGSHLGPLYAASLYALHYTLLPQYVTGHMAVIADMGHVNIAERIASAESGGKYTKRKVGKANLFITNMWLSMWKDTWLYSLYNQTRQTHFEKKLTEIIVEKLHAASN, encoded by the exons ATGTCCAGAAATCCGTCTGTGGCGCCACCTTTCTCGCACTACCCCAGTTCTCTGTGCGCCGGCAACAGCACGCAGGTCGTCTTGGCAATCCGAACGCTTCCCCGACACGACGCCATACGTCACGTGATTCGGAACAGCATAGCACACGGCGCCGTTCGTTCAGCGCTGCCTTCATGGGCGTTTCTCTTCTACATGGGCTTCGTCAAAAACTCGACAAG GATGGACGCCGTGCGTGGAGAGATACACACCCATGGCGACCTGCTCGTGTCCCCCGTCGAATCCGCGGTCAACAACTCGGTGGAGATCGTTCTGGACATGATGCGCTGGGTTGAGGATCGCTGCGGGAAAGGACGCCCGCTGCGTCTCTTCGTCCACGTGAACGACACCGTGTTCGTCGACCCCATAGCCCTCGAGGGATACTTG CATCAAATGAACAGTACGGCGCCACGCCCCTCGTTTTACTGCAAACCGGTCAAAGGTGTCAACGTGGGACGTGATCCGAAAGGCGTCAACTTCGTGCCTCGAGACCTATTCCGCGGTCCCGTTTTCCCACCTTACTGTGAGGGGGAAACCTTCTTCATCAACGGATCGCACCTAGGCCCGCTGTACGCGGCGTCTCTGTACGCCCTGCACTACACACTCCTGCCGCAGTACGTGACGGGACACATGGCCGTCATCGCTGACATGGGTCACGTGAACATCGCCGAGCGTATCGCCAGCGCCGAGAGTGGCGGGAAGTATACGAAAAGAAAAGTAGGCAAGGCGAACCTCTTCATTACGAACATGTGGTTGAGCATGTGGAAAGACACCTGGCTCTACTCGCTTTATAACCAGACACGCCAGACGCACTTTGAGAAGAAACTGACAGAAATaattgtggaaaagctgcatgcTGCCTCAAACTGA